A genome region from Microbacterium terricola includes the following:
- a CDS encoding S8 family serine peptidase yields MRRRLTAAAAALVATALLVGAAPEIDDQVDVEHVGVDETTEVEETPAPDPVRAKEYWLDDYGVEDAWKSSKGAGVRIAVIDTGVGREPEEFQGAVVDGTDVSGMGSPDGRTPVGAVDGNHGSWVASLAASRGTGKGTGMIGVAPEAEILSISVGFGSSVTVPFDEQIATAMRWAVDHGADVINLSLTTNSAGWDESWDDAFLYAFENDVVVVVAAGNRGSGTSRVGAPATIPGVLTVAGVDRNGEASVEASTQGITIGVSAPSEELLGVSADGDLVQWNGTSGAAPIVAGVAALIRSAHPELDAVNVINRIIRTARPADDATAVPDPLYGYGLVDAEAAVTEDVPLVSVNPMGSLADWVRLYRRADAIPAPVPTATPVEIAPLPRAEVPTRPSSPLLPSRETLLYGSLPLMGGTMGGILIALGVTVAVRRIRLARASRTSSR; encoded by the coding sequence ATGAGGCGCCGCCTCACCGCAGCCGCCGCGGCGCTCGTCGCCACGGCGCTGCTCGTCGGGGCGGCCCCTGAGATCGACGACCAGGTCGACGTCGAGCACGTCGGCGTCGACGAGACCACCGAGGTCGAGGAGACCCCGGCGCCCGATCCCGTCCGGGCCAAGGAGTACTGGCTCGACGACTACGGCGTCGAGGACGCCTGGAAGAGCTCGAAAGGCGCCGGCGTGCGCATCGCCGTCATCGACACCGGTGTGGGGCGCGAGCCCGAGGAGTTCCAGGGCGCCGTCGTGGACGGCACCGACGTGTCGGGCATGGGCTCGCCGGACGGGCGCACCCCGGTCGGCGCGGTGGACGGCAACCACGGCAGCTGGGTCGCCTCGCTTGCGGCGTCCCGCGGCACCGGCAAGGGCACCGGCATGATCGGCGTGGCCCCCGAAGCCGAGATCCTCTCGATCTCGGTGGGCTTCGGGTCGTCGGTGACGGTGCCCTTCGACGAGCAGATCGCCACGGCCATGCGCTGGGCGGTCGATCACGGTGCGGATGTCATCAACCTCTCCCTGACGACCAACTCCGCGGGCTGGGACGAGAGCTGGGACGACGCGTTCCTGTACGCGTTCGAGAACGACGTCGTCGTGGTCGTGGCCGCCGGCAACCGGGGCAGCGGAACCTCGCGCGTGGGTGCACCGGCGACGATCCCCGGGGTGCTCACGGTGGCCGGCGTCGATCGGAACGGTGAGGCCAGCGTCGAGGCGTCGACGCAGGGCATCACCATCGGCGTCTCGGCGCCGAGCGAGGAGCTGCTCGGGGTCTCCGCCGACGGCGACCTCGTGCAGTGGAACGGCACCAGCGGCGCGGCGCCGATCGTGGCGGGCGTCGCCGCGCTCATCCGCTCCGCGCACCCCGAGCTCGACGCCGTCAACGTCATCAACCGGATCATCCGCACCGCGCGGCCCGCGGACGACGCGACCGCGGTGCCCGACCCGCTCTACGGGTACGGACTCGTGGATGCCGAGGCCGCCGTCACCGAGGACGTCCCGCTCGTCAGCGTGAACCCGATGGGCAGCCTCGCCGACTGGGTACGGCTGTACCGGCGCGCCGACGCGATCCCCGCGCCCGTGCCCACGGCGACCCCCGTCGAGATCGCGCCGCTGCCGCGCGCGGAGGTGCCGACGCGGCCCTCGTCGCCGCTGCTGCCGTCGCGGGAGACGCTGCTCTACGGGAGCCTGCCGCTGATGGGGGGGACCATGGGCGGTATACTGATAGCGCTCGGCGTCACCGTTGCTGTCCGACGCATCCGATTGGCGCGCGCATCCCGCACGTCGAGCCGTTGA
- a CDS encoding NAD(P)/FAD-dependent oxidoreductase, which translates to MPKILIVGGGYAGFYTAWKLEKHLRKGEADVTIVDPLPYMTYQPFLPEVAAGEIEARHVIVGLRRHLKRTRVVTAKVTQIDHASKTATLTPAEGEPWQETYDQIVVTAGAVSRTFPIPGIADNAIGLKTIEEAVAIRDRILTNFDRAANLAPGPERDRLLTVVVVGGGFAGIEVFAELRALASSLLKDYPQLSFDDTHFHLIEAMGRIMPEVSLKTSEWVLKSLATRGANVHLDTQLTGAIDGNVELSTGEVIPTDLIVWTAGVMANPTVVRGSDLPVEERGRIRTRADLRVGSDEEIVEGAWAAGDVSAVPDLTGGGVGGYCVPNAQHAVRQAKLLAKNLVAVLRGEVPREYIHKNLGAVAGLGLYNGVFQSGKFALKGFIAWCAHRGYHGLAMPSWERKWRVIGDWWHNFWLHRDNVSLQTVQNPRYVFEEFAARPRPAQPAPEAAPAPAIDPKSIAKENAEPAAKAPAKVKAKA; encoded by the coding sequence GTGCCCAAGATCCTCATCGTCGGCGGCGGCTACGCCGGCTTCTACACGGCCTGGAAACTCGAGAAGCACCTCCGCAAGGGCGAGGCCGACGTCACCATCGTCGACCCGCTGCCCTACATGACCTACCAGCCGTTCCTGCCGGAGGTCGCCGCGGGCGAGATCGAGGCGCGCCACGTCATCGTCGGCCTGCGCCGCCACCTCAAGCGCACCCGCGTGGTCACCGCGAAGGTCACGCAGATCGACCACGCGTCCAAGACCGCGACGCTCACCCCGGCCGAGGGCGAGCCGTGGCAGGAGACCTACGACCAGATCGTCGTCACCGCCGGTGCCGTCTCGCGCACCTTCCCGATCCCCGGCATCGCCGACAACGCGATCGGCCTCAAGACGATCGAGGAGGCCGTCGCCATCCGCGACCGCATCCTGACGAACTTCGACCGCGCGGCGAACCTCGCGCCCGGCCCCGAGCGCGACCGCCTGCTGACCGTCGTGGTCGTCGGCGGCGGCTTCGCCGGCATCGAGGTCTTCGCCGAGCTGCGCGCCCTGGCATCCTCGCTGCTCAAGGACTACCCGCAGCTGAGCTTCGACGACACGCACTTCCACCTCATCGAGGCGATGGGGCGCATCATGCCGGAGGTGTCGCTGAAGACGAGCGAGTGGGTGCTGAAGAGCCTCGCCACCCGCGGCGCCAACGTGCACCTCGACACGCAGCTCACCGGTGCGATCGACGGCAACGTCGAGCTGTCGACGGGCGAGGTCATCCCGACCGACCTCATCGTCTGGACCGCGGGCGTCATGGCCAACCCCACCGTCGTGCGCGGCAGCGACCTGCCCGTCGAGGAGCGCGGCCGCATCCGCACCCGCGCCGACCTGCGGGTGGGCAGCGACGAGGAGATCGTCGAGGGCGCCTGGGCGGCCGGCGACGTCTCCGCCGTGCCCGACCTCACCGGCGGCGGCGTGGGCGGATACTGCGTGCCCAACGCCCAGCACGCCGTGCGTCAGGCGAAGCTGCTCGCGAAGAACCTCGTCGCCGTGCTCCGCGGAGAGGTGCCCCGCGAGTACATCCACAAGAACCTCGGCGCCGTGGCCGGCCTCGGCCTCTACAACGGCGTCTTCCAGTCGGGCAAGTTCGCGCTCAAGGGCTTCATCGCCTGGTGCGCGCACCGCGGCTACCACGGCCTGGCGATGCCGTCGTGGGAGCGCAAGTGGCGCGTCATCGGCGACTGGTGGCACAACTTCTGGCTGCACCGCGACAACGTCTCGCTGCAGACCGTGCAGAACCCCCGCTACGTGTTCGAGGAGTTCGCGGCCCGGCCGCGCCCCGCGCAGCCGGCCCCCGAGGCCGCGCCGGCACCGGCCATCGACCCGAAGAGCATCGCCAAGGAGAACGCCGAACCCGCCGCCAAGGCACCTGCCAAGGTGAAGGCCAAGGCCTGA
- a CDS encoding D-arabinono-1,4-lactone oxidase has protein sequence MTRPEGTWQNWGRSAHVRPQRVEFPRSTDAVQRAVQAAKTRGMLIKAVGAGHSFTGIAVAPGVLLDLTDLTGLVDVDRERGRVTLRAGTRLHQIPALLEPYGLAMANLGDIDRQSIAGAISTGTHGTGSRFGGISTQVVGAKLVTADGEVLTVDEHENAELLPAVALGLGALGILVEVTVQCVPSFVLHAVERPELLGDVLGTLDDRADAADHFEFYWFPHTDRGMTKTNTRLPADAPRHPLPAVGKWLDDVVIGTAVHEAVCRLGKLAPASIPAVNRAAAKIWGDREFTDASHRVFATNRDVRFREMEYALPADNVRPAFDAVRALIDERGWRISFPIEVRFAAADDLWLSTAHGRASGYIAVHRYWREDPTEYFEAVEQIMLSFGGRPHWGKMHTLDASILRERYPRFDDFVALRDRLDPDRMFRNRYLDRVLGE, from the coding sequence GTGACCCGACCTGAAGGAACCTGGCAGAACTGGGGTCGCTCGGCGCATGTCCGTCCGCAGCGAGTGGAGTTCCCGCGCAGCACGGATGCGGTCCAGCGCGCCGTGCAGGCGGCGAAGACCCGCGGGATGCTGATCAAGGCGGTCGGCGCCGGCCACAGCTTCACCGGCATCGCGGTGGCGCCGGGAGTCCTGCTCGACCTCACCGACCTGACTGGGCTGGTCGACGTCGACCGCGAGCGCGGCCGCGTGACGCTGCGGGCCGGAACGCGCCTGCACCAGATCCCCGCCCTGCTCGAGCCCTACGGCCTGGCGATGGCGAATCTCGGCGACATCGACCGCCAGTCGATCGCCGGTGCGATCTCGACAGGCACCCACGGCACCGGAAGCCGCTTCGGCGGCATCTCCACCCAGGTCGTCGGCGCGAAGCTCGTGACGGCCGACGGCGAGGTGCTGACGGTGGACGAGCACGAGAACGCCGAGCTGCTGCCGGCGGTCGCCCTCGGACTCGGGGCGCTCGGCATCCTCGTGGAGGTCACCGTGCAGTGCGTGCCCTCCTTCGTGCTGCACGCGGTCGAGCGGCCCGAGCTGCTCGGCGACGTGCTCGGGACGCTCGACGACCGCGCGGACGCAGCCGACCACTTCGAGTTCTACTGGTTCCCGCACACCGACCGCGGCATGACCAAGACCAACACCCGTCTGCCCGCCGATGCCCCGCGTCATCCGCTGCCGGCTGTCGGCAAGTGGCTCGACGACGTGGTCATCGGAACCGCGGTGCACGAGGCGGTCTGCCGGCTCGGCAAGCTCGCGCCCGCCAGCATCCCCGCGGTCAACCGCGCGGCGGCGAAGATCTGGGGGGATCGCGAGTTCACCGACGCCTCCCACCGCGTCTTCGCGACAAACCGCGACGTCCGCTTCCGCGAGATGGAGTACGCCCTTCCGGCTGACAACGTGCGGCCCGCCTTCGACGCCGTGCGCGCGCTGATCGACGAGCGCGGCTGGCGGATCTCGTTCCCGATCGAGGTGCGCTTCGCGGCTGCCGACGATCTGTGGCTCTCGACCGCCCACGGGCGGGCATCCGGCTACATCGCCGTGCACCGGTACTGGCGCGAGGACCCCACCGAGTACTTCGAGGCCGTCGAGCAGATCATGCTCTCCTTCGGCGGGCGCCCGCACTGGGGAAAGATGCACACCCTCGACGCGTCGATCCTGCGCGAGCGCTACCCCCGTTTCGACGACTTCGTGGCCCTGCGCGACCGGCTCGATCCCGACCGGATGTTCCGCAACCGCTACCTCGATCGCGTGCTGGGTGAGTAA
- a CDS encoding histidine--tRNA ligase: MRDFLPADKARRERVLAVIRERYRAHGFDEIETPVVEEYSRLHAGIGGDNEKLAYNVLKRGLDADAIRAGADDPAALADLGLRYDLTVPLARFYASHRGELPSVFRSIQIAPVWRAERPQKGRYRQFVQCDIDIIGDGSARAEAELIVATLDTVDALGLDGGSVRVNDRRVLEWMLASFGFTDDEKPGVLITIDKLDKIGPAGVAAELRGRGTTPTAVDAFEAFLTRPQTLEYHPYGERQIRKALPEGAPDEVVGHLVGIGEAVAAARSGDGDVPLVFDPFLVRGMGYYTGTIFELAHPSVDYSLGGGGRYDGMIGRFLGQDVPAVGFSIGFERIVDLIADGDAAAASAIVLVHDRDVPLGELLAIKAGLLADGARVRLEQRTKNLKALLERSAADGYTSFATVTAGAALADLEIKPLA; encoded by the coding sequence ATGCGCGACTTCCTCCCCGCCGACAAGGCCCGCCGCGAGCGCGTGCTCGCCGTCATCCGCGAGCGCTACCGCGCCCACGGGTTCGACGAGATCGAGACACCGGTCGTCGAGGAGTACTCCCGCCTGCACGCAGGCATCGGCGGCGACAACGAGAAGCTCGCGTACAACGTGCTCAAGCGCGGTCTCGACGCCGACGCGATCCGGGCGGGCGCCGACGACCCTGCCGCGCTCGCCGACCTCGGCCTGCGCTACGACCTCACGGTGCCGCTCGCGCGGTTCTACGCGAGCCACCGCGGCGAGCTGCCGTCCGTCTTCCGCTCGATCCAGATCGCACCGGTGTGGCGCGCCGAGCGCCCGCAGAAGGGCCGCTACCGCCAGTTCGTGCAGTGCGACATCGACATCATCGGCGACGGATCGGCGCGCGCCGAGGCCGAGCTGATCGTCGCCACGCTCGACACGGTCGACGCGCTCGGCCTCGACGGAGGCTCCGTGCGCGTGAACGACCGCCGCGTCCTCGAGTGGATGCTGGCGAGCTTCGGCTTCACGGACGACGAGAAGCCGGGCGTGCTCATCACGATCGACAAGCTCGACAAGATCGGGCCCGCCGGCGTCGCCGCGGAGCTGCGCGGTCGCGGGACGACTCCGACCGCCGTCGATGCGTTCGAGGCGTTCCTGACCCGGCCGCAGACCCTCGAGTACCACCCGTACGGCGAGCGGCAGATCCGCAAGGCGCTCCCCGAGGGCGCACCCGACGAGGTCGTCGGACACCTCGTCGGCATCGGCGAGGCGGTGGCGGCAGCGCGCAGCGGCGACGGCGACGTTCCGCTCGTCTTCGACCCCTTCCTCGTCCGCGGCATGGGCTACTACACGGGCACGATCTTCGAGCTGGCGCACCCGAGCGTCGACTACTCGCTCGGCGGCGGCGGCCGCTACGACGGCATGATCGGCCGCTTCCTCGGCCAGGACGTGCCGGCCGTCGGCTTCTCGATCGGCTTCGAGCGCATCGTCGACCTCATCGCGGACGGTGACGCCGCAGCCGCCAGCGCGATCGTGCTCGTCCACGATCGCGACGTGCCCCTGGGGGAGCTCCTGGCGATCAAGGCCGGGCTCCTCGCGGATGGCGCCCGCGTGCGCCTCGAGCAGCGCACCAAGAACCTCAAGGCGCTGCTCGAGCGATCGGCCGCCGACGGGTACACGTCGTTCGCGACCGTGACGGCAGGCGCGGCACTCGCCGACCTGGAGATCAAGCCGCTCGCCTGA
- a CDS encoding DUF501 domain-containing protein: MREQLGRPARGVVGIAARCVCGNPTVAATAPRLPDGTPFPTFYYLTHPAATAAMSTLEAGQVMRALADDLAADEELAAAYTRAHEAYLRDREPFGHVEEIDGISAGGMPTRVKCLHALAAHALAAGPGVNPIGDRALALSNWSPDRCVCAHPGKGA, encoded by the coding sequence ATGCGCGAGCAGCTCGGCCGCCCCGCACGGGGTGTCGTCGGCATCGCGGCGCGCTGCGTCTGCGGCAACCCGACCGTGGCTGCCACCGCGCCCCGGCTGCCCGACGGCACGCCGTTCCCGACGTTCTACTACCTCACCCATCCCGCGGCGACCGCGGCGATGTCGACGCTCGAGGCCGGTCAGGTCATGCGAGCCCTCGCCGACGACCTCGCCGCGGATGAGGAGCTCGCTGCCGCCTACACGCGTGCGCACGAGGCCTACCTGCGCGACCGGGAGCCGTTCGGCCACGTCGAGGAGATCGACGGCATCTCCGCCGGCGGCATGCCCACCCGCGTCAAGTGCCTGCACGCGCTGGCCGCTCATGCGCTGGCCGCTGGGCCCGGCGTGAACCCGATCGGCGACCGCGCGCTCGCCCTGTCCAACTGGTCGCCGGACCGCTGCGTCTGCGCGCACCCGGGCAAGGGCGCATGA
- the eno gene encoding phosphopyruvate hydratase, translating to MALIEAVGAREILDSRGNPTVEVEVLLDDGIVQRAAVPSGASTGAFEAYELRDGDKGRYGGKGVLKAVSAVLDELGPAVEGVEASEQRTVDEILIATDGTDNKKRAGANAILGVSLAVAKAAADSADLPLFRYLGGPNAHVLPIPLFNVINGGSHADNGIDMQEFFLAPIGASSFAEALRWGAETYHVLHSELKAAGYATGLGDEGGFAPDLKSNREGLDFLVKAIEKAGFAVGTDIALGMDVAATEFFSDGVYRFEGADWSAEKLTDYYVDLADSYPIVTIEDALAEDDWEAWGALTEALGKKIQLVGDDLFVTNPERLAKGIELGIANSLLVKVNQIGTLTETLDAVELAHRSGYTTMFSHRSGETEDTTIADLVVAVNSGQIKSGAPARSERVAKYNQLLRIEEELGDAATFIGRSAFPRYKA from the coding sequence GTGGCACTTATCGAGGCAGTAGGCGCGCGCGAAATCCTGGATTCGCGCGGCAATCCGACCGTCGAGGTGGAGGTGCTGCTCGATGACGGCATCGTCCAGCGCGCTGCCGTCCCGTCGGGCGCGTCCACCGGCGCCTTCGAGGCGTACGAGCTGCGCGACGGCGACAAGGGCCGCTACGGCGGCAAGGGCGTGCTGAAGGCCGTCTCCGCCGTGCTCGACGAGCTCGGCCCGGCTGTCGAAGGCGTCGAAGCCAGCGAGCAGCGCACCGTCGACGAGATCCTGATCGCGACCGACGGCACCGACAACAAGAAGCGCGCGGGCGCCAACGCGATCCTGGGCGTCTCGCTCGCCGTCGCGAAGGCCGCGGCGGACAGCGCCGACCTGCCCCTGTTCCGCTACCTGGGCGGACCGAACGCGCACGTCCTGCCCATCCCGCTGTTCAACGTCATCAACGGCGGTTCGCACGCCGACAACGGCATCGACATGCAGGAGTTCTTCCTCGCGCCGATCGGCGCGTCGAGCTTCGCCGAGGCGCTCCGCTGGGGTGCCGAGACCTACCACGTGCTGCACAGCGAGCTGAAGGCCGCCGGCTACGCCACCGGCCTCGGCGACGAGGGCGGCTTCGCCCCCGACCTGAAGAGCAACCGCGAGGGCCTGGACTTCCTGGTCAAGGCGATCGAGAAGGCCGGCTTCGCCGTCGGCACCGACATCGCGCTGGGCATGGATGTCGCGGCCACCGAGTTCTTCAGCGACGGCGTGTACCGCTTCGAAGGCGCGGACTGGTCGGCCGAGAAGCTCACCGACTACTACGTCGACCTCGCCGACTCGTACCCGATCGTCACGATCGAGGACGCGCTCGCGGAGGACGACTGGGAGGCCTGGGGCGCTCTGACCGAGGCGCTCGGCAAGAAGATCCAGCTCGTCGGCGACGACCTGTTCGTGACCAACCCCGAGCGCCTGGCGAAGGGCATCGAGCTGGGCATCGCCAACTCGCTGCTCGTGAAGGTCAACCAGATCGGCACGCTCACCGAGACGCTCGACGCGGTCGAGCTCGCGCACCGCTCCGGCTACACGACGATGTTCTCGCACCGCTCCGGCGAGACCGAGGACACCACCATCGCCGACCTCGTCGTCGCGGTGAACTCGGGTCAGATCAAGAGCGGCGCGCCCGCTCGCAGCGAGCGCGTCGCGAAATACAATCAGCTTCTGCGCATCGAAGAGGAGCTGGGCGACGCCGCGACGTTCATCGGCCGCTCCGCGTTCCCGCGCTACAAGGCCTGA
- a CDS encoding alanine racemase, translating to MSIDLLDATAASTESWRNPAEYWPAMTRAVADLSGPVAAISLPALRYNALDMVVRSSGVPIRVASKSVRVRQVVDATLALPGYHGILAFTLPEALWLAETHDDVVLGYPTADRAAIAALAADEAAASRVTLMVDDLAQLDLIDGIVAPAGRAVIRLAIDADASWRAPGLGHIGVRRSPVHTPDEVAALARAIAGRAGFRLVGLMMYEAQIAGQGDATGSGDAMIRWMQRRSSQELLDRRGAIVEAVHAVAPLEFVNGGGTGSLEYTASDLSVTELTAGSGLLAGHLFDGYRIFDPAPAAAFSLEVVRKPAPDIATVLGGGWIASGPPVASRQPLPVWPQGLSTLAREGAGEVQTPLQGESARGLSVGDRVWFRHSKSGELAERVDRYHLIDGDRIVGEAPTYRGEGKTFL from the coding sequence ATGAGCATCGACCTCTTGGATGCCACCGCGGCGTCCACCGAGTCCTGGCGGAATCCGGCCGAGTACTGGCCGGCGATGACGCGTGCCGTCGCGGACCTGTCCGGGCCCGTCGCGGCCATCAGCCTGCCCGCGCTGCGCTACAACGCGCTCGACATGGTCGTGCGCTCCAGCGGGGTGCCCATCCGCGTCGCGAGCAAGTCGGTGCGCGTGCGCCAGGTCGTCGACGCGACGCTCGCCCTGCCCGGCTACCACGGCATCCTCGCCTTCACCCTGCCGGAGGCGCTCTGGCTGGCCGAGACGCACGACGACGTCGTGCTCGGCTACCCGACGGCCGACCGCGCCGCGATCGCCGCGCTCGCGGCCGACGAGGCTGCGGCCTCCCGCGTCACCCTGATGGTCGACGATCTCGCCCAGCTCGATCTCATCGACGGCATCGTCGCACCTGCCGGACGCGCCGTCATCCGTCTCGCCATCGACGCCGACGCCTCATGGCGGGCGCCCGGCCTCGGCCACATCGGCGTGCGCCGCTCGCCGGTGCACACGCCCGACGAGGTCGCCGCGCTCGCGCGCGCGATCGCCGGTCGCGCGGGCTTCCGGCTCGTCGGCCTGATGATGTACGAGGCTCAGATCGCCGGCCAGGGCGACGCCACCGGCTCGGGCGACGCGATGATCCGCTGGATGCAGCGCCGCTCGTCGCAGGAGCTCCTCGACCGCCGCGGCGCCATCGTCGAGGCGGTGCACGCTGTCGCGCCGCTGGAGTTCGTCAACGGCGGCGGCACCGGCTCGCTGGAGTACACCGCTTCCGACCTCTCCGTCACGGAGCTCACGGCGGGCAGCGGCCTGCTCGCGGGGCACCTGTTCGACGGCTACCGCATCTTCGACCCGGCGCCCGCTGCCGCGTTCTCGCTCGAGGTCGTGCGCAAGCCCGCGCCCGACATCGCCACCGTGCTGGGCGGCGGCTGGATCGCCTCCGGCCCGCCGGTGGCCTCGCGACAGCCGCTGCCGGTGTGGCCGCAGGGTCTGAGCACGCTCGCCCGCGAGGGCGCGGGCGAGGTCCAGACGCCCCTGCAGGGCGAGTCCGCGCGCGGACTCTCGGTCGGCGACCGCGTCTGGTTCCGCCACTCCAAGAGCGGCGAGCTCGCCGAGCGCGTCGACCGCTACCACCTCATCGACGGCGACCGCATCGTCGGCGAGGCTCCCACCTACCGCGGCGAGGGGAAGACGTTCCTGTGA
- a CDS encoding DUF4442 domain-containing protein, which yields MQITPRRLAIGMSLWAPNLFSGIRIRRFSDDWTRATVELHVNRITRNYVKTAFGGSMSAMTDPYFFMLVMHQLGRDYVVWDTRGEIEFVKPGSGVLTAQFHVPPEKAAELRERARGGAKVLEWFETEITDAAGDVVARVRREVYVREKKRVTSSTAG from the coding sequence ATGCAGATCACCCCCCGACGCCTGGCCATCGGCATGAGCCTGTGGGCGCCGAACCTGTTCAGCGGCATCCGCATCAGGCGGTTCTCGGACGACTGGACGCGCGCCACCGTCGAGCTGCACGTCAACCGGATCACCCGCAACTACGTGAAGACGGCGTTCGGCGGATCGATGTCGGCGATGACCGATCCGTACTTCTTCATGCTGGTGATGCACCAGCTCGGCCGCGACTACGTGGTGTGGGACACGCGCGGCGAGATCGAGTTCGTCAAACCGGGGAGCGGCGTGCTCACCGCGCAGTTCCACGTGCCGCCGGAGAAGGCGGCCGAGCTGCGCGAGCGCGCCCGCGGCGGCGCGAAGGTGCTCGAGTGGTTCGAGACCGAGATCACCGATGCCGCCGGCGACGTCGTCGCGCGGGTGCGCCGCGAGGTGTACGTGCGCGAGAAGAAGCGCGTCACCTCGTCGACGGCAGGCTGA
- a CDS encoding FtsB family cell division protein, with product MSDTTAPPSRARGTRAVRGRVDVRGWLGGIRLSGFMVIMLGLVVLAAFVLVPTIGTYIDQRQKVAALEESVQLANDEVAALRAQRDRWSDPAYITTQARERLYYVQPGEVVYLVDNDLPASATPQEEAPVSEDVEATHTDWMAQLVRSVTAAGLAETVSGEAD from the coding sequence GTGAGCGACACGACGGCTCCCCCTTCCCGTGCCCGCGGGACGCGCGCGGTGCGCGGGCGCGTGGACGTGCGCGGGTGGCTCGGCGGCATCCGGCTCTCCGGGTTCATGGTCATCATGCTCGGCCTCGTCGTGCTCGCCGCGTTCGTGCTGGTGCCCACGATCGGCACGTACATCGATCAGCGCCAGAAGGTCGCCGCGCTCGAGGAGTCGGTGCAGCTCGCGAACGACGAGGTCGCCGCGCTCCGGGCGCAGCGCGATCGCTGGAGCGACCCCGCGTACATCACCACGCAGGCGCGGGAGCGGCTGTACTACGTGCAGCCGGGCGAAGTGGTCTATCTCGTCGACAACGACCTGCCGGCGTCCGCCACCCCGCAGGAGGAGGCGCCGGTCAGCGAGGACGTCGAGGCGACGCACACCGACTGGATGGCGCAGCTGGTGCGCTCGGTGACGGCCGCGGGCCTGGCCGAGACCGTGTCCGGCGAGGCGGACTGA
- a CDS encoding LemA family protein: MWEWLIPVLIAVALIVIGCVYLWATYNSLVGLNARVEEAWSDITVQLKRRADLLPNLIETVKGYAAHEKAVFENVTRARAETLAARRPADAGVAEGHMELALRSLFAVAEAYPQLQASQNYLQLQQSIVDTEDKIQASRRFYNGGVRELNTKIAVFPNNLFARNLGFPTREYFEVVDGAAISEPPRVQF, encoded by the coding sequence ATGTGGGAATGGCTTATTCCGGTCCTCATCGCGGTGGCGCTCATCGTCATCGGCTGCGTCTACCTCTGGGCGACCTACAACTCGCTCGTCGGGCTGAACGCGCGCGTCGAGGAGGCCTGGAGCGACATCACCGTGCAGCTCAAGCGCCGAGCCGATCTGCTGCCGAACCTCATCGAGACGGTGAAGGGCTACGCCGCGCACGAGAAGGCGGTGTTCGAGAACGTCACCAGAGCCCGCGCCGAGACCCTCGCCGCCCGCCGTCCGGCTGACGCGGGCGTCGCCGAAGGGCACATGGAGCTGGCGCTGAGGTCGCTGTTCGCCGTGGCAGAGGCGTACCCGCAGCTCCAGGCCAGCCAGAACTACCTGCAGCTGCAGCAGTCGATCGTCGACACCGAAGACAAGATCCAGGCGTCGCGGCGGTTCTACAACGGGGGCGTGCGCGAGCTGAACACCAAGATCGCGGTGTTCCCGAACAACCTCTTCGCACGCAACCTGGGATTCCCGACCCGCGAGTACTTCGAGGTCGTCGACGGGGCAGCGATCTCGGAACCCCCTCGCGTCCAGTTCTGA
- a CDS encoding O-methyltransferase produces MSDPTPAAWAAVDSYLAETLVGHDSDLERALAEQNAAGLPPIEVAPLNGKFLHLLARISGARRVLEIGTLGAYSTIWMARGLPADGRVVTIEAEGRNAAIARANLERAGVGDKVEILVGRGADVLPTLEGGEPFDLVFIDADKESNTIYLDWAARLGHPGTVVVVDNIGRGGQVAHADTGSSQVDGTRAGLQMLGADPRFDATALQTLDAKGWDGVAVAIVV; encoded by the coding sequence ATGAGCGATCCCACCCCCGCGGCCTGGGCGGCCGTCGACAGCTACCTCGCCGAGACCCTCGTCGGCCACGACAGCGATCTCGAGCGCGCGCTGGCCGAGCAGAACGCCGCCGGGCTGCCGCCGATCGAGGTGGCGCCGCTGAATGGCAAGTTCCTGCATCTGCTGGCACGGATCAGCGGCGCCCGACGGGTGCTCGAGATCGGCACCCTCGGCGCCTACTCCACGATCTGGATGGCCCGCGGCCTGCCGGCGGACGGGCGGGTCGTGACCATCGAGGCCGAGGGGCGCAACGCCGCGATCGCCCGCGCCAACCTCGAGCGGGCGGGCGTGGGGGACAAGGTCGAGATCCTCGTCGGCCGCGGCGCCGATGTCCTGCCGACCCTCGAGGGCGGCGAGCCCTTCGACCTCGTCTTCATCGACGCCGACAAGGAGTCCAACACCATCTACCTCGACTGGGCGGCCCGGCTCGGCCACCCCGGCACGGTCGTGGTCGTCGACAACATCGGCAGGGGCGGTCAGGTCGCCCACGCGGACACCGGCAGCTCGCAGGTGGATGGCACGCGCGCCGGGCTGCAGATGCTCGGCGCCGACCCGCGGTTCGACGCCACCGCCCTGCAGACGCTCGACGCGAAGGGATGGGACGGCGTCGCGGTCGCCATCGTCGTCTGA